A single Pseudomonas sp. MM223 DNA region contains:
- the purC gene encoding Phosphoribosylaminoimidazole-succinocarboxamide synthase (*Name purC), with product MEKRDELYRGKAKSVYKTDDADRLILLFRNDTSAFDGKRIEQLDRKGTVNNKFNAFIMQKLEEAGVPTQFDKLLGDNECLVKKLDMIPVECVVRNYAAGSLVKRLGVEEGIKLEPSTFELFLKNDEKGDPFINESHVVAFGWGTAEQLVEMKKLSLKVNEVLTKLFDDAGLLLVDFKLEFGVFHGQIVLGDEFSPDGCRLWDKETRKKMDKDRFRQGLGDVIEAYEEVAKRLGVPL from the coding sequence ATGGAAAAACGCGACGAACTCTACCGCGGCAAGGCCAAATCGGTTTACAAGACCGACGACGCCGACCGCTTGATCCTGCTGTTCCGTAACGACACTTCGGCGTTCGACGGCAAGCGCATCGAACAACTCGACCGCAAAGGCACGGTGAACAACAAGTTCAACGCCTTCATCATGCAGAAACTGGAAGAAGCCGGCGTGCCGACCCAGTTCGACAAGCTGCTGGGCGACAACGAGTGCCTGGTGAAGAAGCTGGACATGATCCCGGTCGAGTGTGTAGTGCGTAACTACGCTGCCGGCAGCCTGGTCAAGCGCCTGGGCGTGGAGGAGGGCATCAAGCTGGAGCCGTCCACCTTCGAACTGTTCCTGAAGAACGACGAGAAGGGCGACCCCTTCATCAACGAATCCCACGTTGTCGCGTTCGGCTGGGGCACCGCCGAGCAGCTGGTCGAAATGAAAAAGCTGTCGCTGAAGGTCAACGAAGTGCTGACCAAGCTGTTCGATGACGCCGGCCTGCTGCTGGTCGACTTCAAGCTGGAGTTCGGCGTATTCCACGGCCAGATCGTGCTGGGCGACGAATTCAGCCCGGACGGCTGCCGCCTGTGGGACAAAGAAACCCGCAAGAAGATGGACAAGGACCGCTTCCGTCAGGGCCTGGGCGACGTAATCGAAGCCTACGAAGAAGTTGCCAAGCGGCTGGGCGTGCCGCTGTAA
- the yycJ gene encoding Putative metallo-hydrolase YycJ (*Name yycJ), with protein sequence MRFAVLGSGSQGNGTLIASGDTFILVDCGFSLRETERRLALLGVSAAQLSAVLVTHEHADHVHGVGLLSRRYNVPVYLSQGTLRGMRKPVEVAGFLACGQSLRIGSLEVTAARVEHDAYEPLQYVISDGQRRFGMLTDLGSYDALLLERYQGLDALLIEANHCRDLLARGHYPVFLKQRVGGMQGHLNNHQAARLVHELGWSNLQHLVLAHLSSKNNLPHLARQCFVDTLGCDPDWLQVANQEHGLDWREIA encoded by the coding sequence GTGCGCTTCGCGGTACTCGGAAGCGGCAGCCAAGGGAACGGCACGCTGATCGCCAGTGGTGACACGTTCATCCTGGTCGATTGCGGGTTTTCCCTGCGTGAAACCGAGCGGCGCCTGGCGCTGCTCGGCGTTTCGGCGGCCCAGCTCAGCGCGGTACTGGTCACCCACGAACATGCCGACCACGTGCATGGGGTCGGCTTGTTGTCACGGCGCTACAATGTACCGGTCTACCTCAGCCAAGGCACCTTGCGCGGCATGCGCAAGCCGGTGGAGGTGGCCGGTTTTCTCGCGTGTGGCCAAAGCCTGCGTATCGGCAGCCTGGAAGTAACAGCAGCGCGGGTCGAGCACGACGCCTACGAGCCGCTGCAATACGTGATCAGCGACGGCCAGCGGCGCTTCGGCATGCTGACCGACCTGGGCTCGTACGACGCGCTGTTGCTGGAGCGTTACCAGGGCCTGGATGCACTGCTGATCGAGGCCAACCACTGTCGCGACCTGCTGGCACGTGGTCACTACCCGGTCTTCCTGAAGCAGCGGGTAGGGGGCATGCAAGGGCATTTGAACAATCACCAGGCCGCGCGCCTGGTGCACGAGTTGGGCTGGAGCAACCTGCAACACCTGGTGCTGGCCCACCTCAGCAGCAAGAACAACCTGCCACACTTGGCCCGCCAGTGCTTCGTCGACACCCTAGGGTGCGACCCGGACTGGCTCCAGGTGGCGAATCAGGAACACGGGCTAGACTGGCGCGAAATCGCCTAG